Proteins from a genomic interval of Bacteroidota bacterium:
- a CDS encoding PepSY-like domain-containing protein — translation MKYSLIIFLILLSFLVNAQENITDTIATADTAIAENVLNAFNKKYPKGDLNEWKMDGDNYIITFYSDNKWYDVSFSNKGKWLNTYIIIDYERLPDAVVKSFEKTKFNDLEIKKVVVMDNPDEKLYKIYVVDYDDNETELIYTEEGKLL, via the coding sequence ATGAAATACTCTCTTATCATATTTTTGATTCTTTTATCCTTTTTAGTTAATGCTCAAGAAAATATAACTGATACAATTGCTACTGCTGATACTGCAATTGCTGAAAACGTTTTAAATGCATTTAATAAAAAATATCCTAAAGGCGATTTGAATGAATGGAAAATGGATGGTGATAATTATATTATTACGTTTTACAGTGATAATAAATGGTATGACGTAAGTTTTTCTAACAAGGGGAAATGGCTGAACACTTACATTATTATTGATTATGAAAGACTTCCTGATGCTGTTGTGAAATCTTTTGAAAAAACAAAATTCAATGATTTGGAGATAAAAAAAGTAGTAGTTATGGATAATCCTGATGAAAAACTATACAAAATTTATGTAGTTGATTATGACGATAATGAAACAGAGTTAATTTATACGGAAGAAGGGAAATTGCTTTAA